GGTTTGTGCCCGCTTTCGCCAATGCTTCGCGCGCGGCCTTCAGAGCCAGAGGCAACGCGTCCTGCTCGTATCGCTCCATGCGGCATCGGATAGACGGACCATGCTGCATCGTGCCGTTGGGATTCGGAAAAAACGACTGCCGGTTAGGTGTTCCTTCGGGAGCATCCAGTACTACGGTGTGCCGCCGCTTAACGCCGGTCATCCGATAGAGCAGTTTGAGTTGGCGCGCTTGTTCATCGCTGCTGCAAAACGCTTCTTTGGCGTAGAGAACCGCTTCTTCCATACCGATGGAATGCTCTGGGAGTGCTGTTCCTTGTCCGAGAATGGCGAACTTCATGGTGATACAACTTCCTGTTGACACGCGACGTGCGTGTTGAGACGAGAAACGAACGGAGCCGCGACAAACGGCACCGCAGAAACGAGACTCAATGCCGTGCTCAACAGCTTGGGCCACCGCAGGCCTGCCGC
This genomic stretch from Candidatus Hydrogenedentota bacterium harbors:
- a CDS encoding type III polyketide synthase; translated protein: MKFAILGQGTALPEHSIGMEEAVLYAKEAFCSSDEQARQLKLLYRMTGVKRRHTVVLDAPEGTPNRQSFFPNPNGTMQHGPSIRCRMERYEQDALPLALKAAREALAKAGTNPEDITHLVTVSCSGFAAPGVDIGLIKGLGLKSTAERVHVGFMGCHGALNG